A window of Hevea brasiliensis isolate MT/VB/25A 57/8 chromosome 14, ASM3005281v1, whole genome shotgun sequence contains these coding sequences:
- the LOC110670615 gene encoding putative disease resistance protein At3g14460 — protein sequence MLLKGCNDLKKLPSEMQNLINLRHLDIRWTSVEVMPQGMEKLRSLRTLSDFVVGEGNEVGITALENLKFLRGALRISRLDNVANASNVSGTILLDKGRIDDLEMACGTSYLASRSVSIANEERVVLEKMKPHESLEKLTIIDYGGIQFPSWVGDPLFRNLVCLELKYCKCTTLPQLGLLSSLKDLVIIGFPNVKAVDCEFCGESMSSSNPFPALETLRFEDMKEWKEWNICGCEFRLLRELSIVYCPELLGKLPSHLPSLQTLEIRECYGLVVSFQNLPSISHFQIQGCRKVELRGGFSAANFLMVSKVESFLFGSEELEQGLRKLKSLTVGNNYFYPHSRPHWVLFEGIAKRGKLLRKGLADCQIKNLEFVCCKGLKKLPPWIDSFKSLRKLSIGNCPGLISLPDAVIYKSLCLEELKIDECEDLISIGRHQLPTTLKRLEIHNCCGLQRLLDARETCSSSRFTDKEGISCDAYSSNLQHLGIIGCRSLTFLGELPVFDNNTSLESIEIKFAPHLKSLPENLHMLTNLRRIFIYHCEGLEALPDGMHNLTSLQELAIMNCPNVVSFPQGGLPTTHLKKIILTSCGKLEALPDNMHNLTSLEVLDMEDCPGIMSFPEEGFPTNLKSLSIYEVEICTSLLNWGLHRLTSLEKLRIAGGCPGVVSFPQDEIDMKLSNSLTSLTIEGLQDLKYLSSKGFQSLTSLEYLVIKGCPKLASFPKNGLPSSLLSLHIYNCPQLEQKCLKGKVQELLELARIPEVTIKDNNLKELKLDYVFS from the coding sequence ATGCTGCTGAAAGGCTGTAATGATCTAAAGAAATTGCCATCAGAAATGCAAAATCTGATCAACCTACGTCATCTTGATATCCGATGGACATCTGTTGAAGTGATGCCGCAGGGAATGGAAAAATTGAGAAGTCTTCGGACATTGTCTGATTTTGTTGTGGGGGAAGGTAATGAAGTGGGTATAACAGCTTTGGAGAATTTAAAGTTTCTTCGAGGGGCACTTCGCATTTCAAGGTTGGATAATGTGGCTAATGCTTCAAATGTAAGCGGAACCATTTTATTGGACAAGGGGAGAATAGATGATCTGGAGATGGCATGCGGAACTTCTTATTTGGCAAGTAGATCGGTTTCTATTGCAAACGAAGAAAGAGTTGTACTTGAGAAGATGAAACCTCATGAAAGTTTGGAAAAACTCACCATAATTGATTATGGTGGTATTCAATTTCCTTCGTGGGTAGGGGATCCTTTATTTCGAAATCTAGTATGCCTAGAGTTGAAATATTGCAAATGCACAACCTTGCCTCAACTTGGGCTGCTTTCTTCTCTCAAGGACTTGGTTATCATAGGGTTTCCCAATGTAAAAGCGGTTGATTGTGAGTTTTGTGGGGAGAGTATGAGCAGTTCAAATCCTTTTCCAGCTCTTGAGACTCTACGCTTTGAGGACATGAAAGAATGGAAAGAGTGGAATATTTGTGGGTGTGAATTCCGTCTTCTGCGCGAGCTTTCCATTGTTTATTGTCCCGAGCTGTTAGGAAAATTACCCAGCCATCTGCCTTCATTGCAAACGCTTGAGATTAGAGAATGTTATGGATTGGTGGTTTCATTTCAAAACCTTCCTAGCATATCTCACTTCCAAATCCAAGGATGCAGAAAGGTTGAATTACGTGGAGGTTTTAGCGCAGCAAACTTCTTGATGGTTAGTAAAGTAGAATCATTTTTATTTGGATCGGAAGAGTTGGAGCAAGGCTTAAGAAAGTTGAAAAGCTTGACTGTTGGTAATAATTATTTCTATCCTCACTCTCGTCCACATTGGGTGCTTTTTGAAGGCATCGCTAAACGTGGTAAGTTGTTGCGCAAGGGCCTCGCTgattgtcaaattaaaaatttggaaTTTGTTTGTTGTAAAGGGCTTAAGAAACTACCGCCATGGATTGATAGCTTTAAGTCTCTGAGAAAGCTATCTATTGGAAACTGCCCGGGACTTATTTCTTTGCCAGATGCAGTGATTTATAAAAGTTTGTGTCTTGAGGAGTTGAAAATTGATGAGTGTGAGGATCTAATTTCCATTGGAAGACACCAGCTACCCACAACTCTAAAAAGACTAGAGATACACAACTGCTGCGGATTGCAGAGGCTGCTGGATGCGAGAGAGACTTGTTCCTCTTCCAGGTTTACTGATAAGGAGGGTATCAGCTGCGATGCTTACTCATCTAATCTTCAGCACTTGGGAATTATTGGGTGCCGCTCTCTTACATTCTTAGGGGAGTTGCCTGTTTTCGACAACAACACATCTCTTGAATCTATTGAAATCAAATTTGCTCCTCATCTTAAATCCTTACCTGAGAACCTGCACATGCTCACCAATCTACGCCGCATTTTTATATATCACTGTGAGGGACTCGAGGCCCTTCCTGATGGTATGCACAATCTCACATCTCTTCAAGAATTGGCTATAATGAATTGTCCCAATGTTGTTTCTTTCCCTCAGGGAGGGTTGCCCACCACTCATCTGAAAAAAATTATACTTACATCCTGTGGGAAACTTGAGGCCCTTCCTGATAACATGCACAATCTCACTTCTCTTGAAGTTTTGGATATGGAAGATTGCCCAGGCATCATGTCCTTTCCAGAAGAAGGTTTTCCCACCAACCTGAAATCGCTTTCTATTTATGAGGTCGAGATTTGTACCTCTTTGCTTAATTGGGGTTTGCACAGGCTCACCTCTCTGGAGAAGCTCAGAATCGCAGGTGGATGTCCCGGTGTGGTGTCCTTTCCACAAGATGAGATAGATATGAAGTTGTCTAACTCTCTTACCAGCCTTACCATTGAAGGATTGCAAGACCTAAAATACCTTTCCAGCAAGGGTTTTCAAAGCCTCACGTCACTTGAATATCTGGTGATCAAGGGATGCCCTAAACTTGCCTCCTTTCCAAAGAATGGCCTGCCTTCCTCTCTTTTGAGCTTGCATATCTACAACTGCCCTCAACTTGAGCAGAAGTGCCTGAAGGGTAAAGTGCAAGAGTTGCTAGAATTAGCCCGCATTCCAGAAGTGACAATTAAAGATAATAATTTGAAAGAACTCAAGCTAGATTATGTATTTTCATGA
- the LOC131173199 gene encoding putative disease resistance RPP13-like protein 1: MSFVELAVSFIGESALSSFIESLFERIGCPEFLNFARERQVSAEINEWEKRLMTIQAMLEDAEEKQMSNRSVKMWLDEIKDLAYDVEDILDEFQTESLQRQLKGETEAGSSKLRKLVHTVKNAINPGAVTFNSTMVSKMKEITTRFQKIVDQQNHLDLINRNVGGTSSSKVCVRPPSTCLDHEPEVYGRDEDKRKILDLISNTSEVKVGVIPIFGMGGVGKTTLARLVYNDESSQQQFHLKGWVCVSDEFDILKITKSILESITRESCYLNELNQVQLELCEKLEGKKFLIVLDDVWNKNYDEWNALCSPLMHGAPGSRVIVTTRDEAIARMMETIESHNLNCISDENCWKLFLYHAFAGRRVADPKLEVIRDKVIKKCGGLPLAARTLGGLLRSKPWEDWENIMNSKIWNLQDDVNNILPVLKLSYYHLPSHLKRCFAYCAIFPKDYVFEKKQLVLLWMAEGLIEQRGGQYVEDVGEEDVGEEYFQDLFSRSFFQSSSTGGFIMHDLVNDLAQVVAGDACFRLEDKVTPRKREKSRHSSYIPSPYDRCERFELFENIKCMRTFLPLSLHRYGFRYNSLANCVPSYLLSMLMFKGAILPWL, encoded by the coding sequence ATGTCTTTTGTTGAACTGGCCGTGTCTTTCATTGGAGAGTCTGCTCTGTCATCATTCATTGAGTccttgtttgagagaattgggTGCCCTGAGTTTCTAAACTTTGCTCGTGAGAGGCAAGTAAGTGCTGAAATTAACGAGTGGGAGAAAAGATTGATGACGATCCAAGCCATGCTTGAAGATGCAGAGGAGAAGCAGATGTCTAACCGGTCGGTGAAGATGTGGCTGGACGAGATCAAAGATTTGGCTTATGATGTGGAGGACATCTTGGACGAGTTTCAAACTGAATCTTTACAACGCCAGTTGAAAGGAGAAACTGAAGCTGGTTCAAGTAAGCTTCGGAAACTCGTTCATACTGTGAAAAATGCCATCAATCCAGGAGCAGTGACTTTCAATTCAACGATGGTGTCCAAGATGAAGGAGATCACTACCAGATTTCAGAAGATCGTAGACCAGCAAAACCACTTGGATTTGATAAACAGAAATGTTGGTGGGACGTCCTCTAGCAAGGTCTGTGTGCGACCACCCAGTACATGTTTGGATCATGAACCTGAAGTGTATGGGAGAGATGAAGATAAAAGGAAGATACTTGATTTGATTTCGAATACAAGTGAAGTGAAAGTTGGAGTAATACCCATTTTTGGGATGGGCGGGGTGGGTAAAACAACACTCGCCCGGCTTGTCTACAATGATGAGTCATCACAACAACAATTTCATCTAAAAGGATGGGTTTGTGTGTCTGATGAGTTTGACATTTTGAAGATAACAAAGAGCATTCTTGAGTCGATCACTCGAGAGTCGTGTTATCTAAACGAGCTCAATCAAGTTCAACTGGAGTTGTGTGAAAAATTAGAAGGAAAGAAGTTTTTGATTGTTTTAGACGATGTCTGGAACAAGAATTATGATGAGTGGAATGCCTTGTGTTCTCCATTGATGCATGGAGCTCCGGGAAGCAGAGTGATCGTGACAACCCGTGATGAAGCTATTGCACGGATGATGGAAACAATTGAATCTCACAATTTGAATTGTATTTCAGATGAAAATTGCTGGAAATTGTTTCTTTACCATGCCTTTGCTGGTAGAAGAGTTGCAGATCCAAAATTGGAAGTCATCCGCGACAAGGTCATCAAGAAGTGTGGTGGCTTGCCTTTGGCAGCAAGGACTTTGGGTGGCCTTCTACGCTCAAAACCATGGGAGGATTGGGAAAATATAATGAACAGCAAAATCTGGAATTTACAAGACGATGTCAACAACATTCTTCCTGTGTTAAAATTAAGCTACTATCATCTCCCTTCCCATTTAAAGAGGTGTTTCGCATATTGTGCAATATTCCCCAAGGATTATGTATTTGAAAAGAAACAACTAGTCCTTCTATGGATGGCAGAAGGTTTAATTGAGCAACGTGGCGGTCAATATGTGGAGGATGTGGGAGAAGAGGATGTGGGAGAAGAGTATTTTCAAGATCTATTCTCTAGATCATTTTTTCAATCTTCAAGCACTGGTGGATTCATAATGCATGACCTGGTGAATGACCTAGCACAAGTGGTTGCTGGAGATGCATGTTTCAGATTGGAGGATAAAGTGACTCCACGTAAGCGAGAAAAATCTCGCCACTCTTCTTACATCCCTAGCCCCTATGATCGCTGTGAAAGATTTGAGTTGTTTGAAAATATCAAGTGTATGCGAACCTTCCTGCCTTTATCACTACACCGTTATGGTTTTCGATATAACTCCTTAGCAAATTGTGTCCCTTCTTATTTGTTATCAATGTTGATGTTTAAGGGTGCTATCCTTCCGTGGTTATAA